The DNA window GTTCAAGAGGATAAatctaaacaaaacagagattgAGAAGGCTGGTCTCCTAAAGACTGCAATTACCATTTCACTCTTAGTTTTAGACATAGTTTAGCCCCTGTACCCTGTACGTCAGCGTCACTTGTCATTAAACCTGTCCAAATTATATAAAAGTATAATTAGCTTTCCTCTTTAGTGCTTTTATCTTGTAATGAAACACACATCCCACACATGCAGTAAACAGCCTGATGACACATGACTCATGTTGATGATGAATTGACAGGCTACTGTATTTGAAAGGTACACAACATGTTAAGTCTATTTTTAAGCCAGGGTGGATACATACGTTACCAAAAAGAACATACCATTTGGGAGATAATTTGATGCATTGTTTTAAATTGCACAAGAAGAGTAGCGCACCACAGTGTTTCTGGAGCATCCAAATTGCAATTAGATGTACATTGGTGTCTCCTGTCCGGTAAGCAATCGGAACATCACAGCTGGCATAGTTTTCATGTGAATCTGTTACAACAAATAGAGACATGAGCCCTCAATGAGTAAACATGCAAATCTAGTTCCGTAAAAGAGTCACAGACCCATATTTACACTAATCCAAAATAAAGCACTTACCTCACCAACAGACACTGACAAGGCATGGACTATTTTCTCATGTGCCATTGCGACCACACTCTGTCCATTAATTTCAATTATTCTGTGACCAACACGTACACCTCCCCTTTCTGCTATTCCACCCCTCATCAGACTACAAATCTGGAAAAAAGAGCAATTAATTAATGCAATAAATGCACCATGATTGCATACATGTATAACGTGTCACACGTGTATAACCACAACTGAACTGATGATTTGATTAGAAAATAAGACTTTGCACAATGGAAATCTGATTTCCTTATCCCCAAGGAGGTCAGTAAACAAAGGCTTATTGTAGTCCATAGACTGCTTTAGTTTTGTTAATGTACCTAAGAAGTAATGGAAGCTTCTGTCACATTTAACAGTACTGACCAAGCTGCATGATTAAAGGACGaaatttgaaaaacaaacaaaaatcagccttaaaatGCCAGACATGTCAGTGCTAGTAACAAACTTAGTAATTATACCTTAGATTTATTAACAACACAAGATGGCTTAAGTCAAGTGTATGATCACTTAGGTATGCAGTTTGAATAATGTTGTTTAATGCACATAATCTACCTTGCTCATTAGCTATACTGGCTTTGAAGCAAAACTGGAGAAAACTGGAGTGCCATATTAAGAAGCCATTTCAGACACCAAATATGTCTAAACTGActgattatattttgtattaacaCCTTACTGTAGGGTGATATTTATATAGCAATAAGTTACAGCACTTTCTGACCACTAACACTGACCtacacatatatttataatCAATTATACCAAATGCCAACATTTAGTCCACAGGACTCCAGATGACCTTTCAGTTAAATGAGTTTAAGGTATGTCAACTATCATGACACAACACAGTTTCCAAAAAAAACCATGTCATCTGTTATGCTGTACGTCATCTTGTCATCAAAGTTTATAACAGCAGTCTTTGAACCTTTAAATAATTCATCTTTATATGGATTTATGACTGTTTCAGTAAGCCTCGTGTTAACCATTTTAAGAAAGTGaaaaactgtgttcacttgaaTTTGTTTACTCATAGTTTTAGTTAAAGGGAACTCACTATGCCATTCTGTACACTGAATCCCAGCTGGTACTGCAGGTCTGGTCTCTTTATCAACACAGTGGTGACAGGTGGGCAACTTACTACACTCAACTTTACTTGCACCTGACTCTTCAGACCCTGGAATGAACACACAGATGTATACTTTATAGGTTATCCACAGAAATGCTCAAACTCTACTTTATGATAGACACTGTTTTTCTTAAGTAAGCTGGGCTGATATGTGTTTGCATATAATTAACTATAAATTCAAAACATTGGTAAAAACCTTGATAATGCCTTGGCAGGTTGCCAGAGGTAAGCCCACCAAGCTTGTGTCATTGACAGCCATGAGTTGATCTCCCACGTTCAGTTTCCCAGAACGGGCAGCAGGCCCACTGTTCAGCATGCAGGCCAAAATGACTGTGGGTAGGATAGAGCCCCAGCCAGACTCCACTATCACTACACCAAGAATCTCCCCTTTCTGCTTCTCCAGGTGCAACTACAAAGAGAAGCCACACCAGGGTCAGGGTGAAGAGAAGAcgaagagggaaagagagaggtagCTGGAGTACCATCGTCAAATGATATGCAACACAGCAATGTGGGTGAATGCTGAATACACATGCAGCTAAATGAATCATTATCAGAATAACATTtgtatctctgttttttttttagtcttttTAATTTTCTGATATTAGAAAATActatcaaaataaataagttGGAATAAAATCCCTTTTCCTGAACCATCAGTTGGGGAGGGGGGTTAAAAATTGTGTTCCAATAGCAACATTATAATTTATGCTTTTATGAAAAAAGACACAGATGATTTGTGAACATATTTACTAGCAAATTGACACTGACTATTAGCAATGCTCCAAGGCTTTCCATACCTCTTTGCAGTTTTCTGAGTTTGAGAAGTGGATGAGGTCATCATTGTACATTTCTTGTGAATTAAGAATATCACTGTAGTCTTTCTGACTAAGATCTTTCGGGTTGATACCATTTGCTCGCAGGAATTCCTGGTAGGCCATGCTAAACGCCTGACCAATGGACTGTGCAATGAGTTGGGCCTGAGGAAGGGGAGAGGACGGGAGGGAGAGTGCTCAGCAGAGAACGTGAGGATACTTaaatgtgacacacacacacacacacacagataaagacACTCACGTACGCAGGCAAACACTCAGTCTTATCTCCATGGTTTcgggggacattacatagacttacATTTATTCAAGGGGGAGTGCTCAGCTTAAGACAAAACAGTAGAAGATAAGTCATAAGCAATTACATAAGTATATACTTTTCAAGCCATTGTCCCTGTTCACCTGGGCTAGTCTGAGGTCAGACATGGTGAAATAACATGGATTAGTTATAACTGCATAAGATGAGAAATGAGGTTTCTAAGCTCAATTTGTGGCTAGATTTGCTATTTTACATATAGCATTTGCCTTTGGGATTGGAGTTTGGAGACAGAGTCTTAGTTTGTACAGaccatataaaataataaatgaacataAATCACAACAATAGTGTTCCATTGTGAAATGTATCTACATATTGTCATCACATGTTCTCACATCTTTAAAACAGTAACATTAGAGGAAGAGTTACTGTGGCATTAATGGAAGTTCATGCAACGATTGATCAAGTCATTTTTGTACACAGCaggttttttaaataatgtcacAAGATGATAAACTACAAAAATGGGAGAAAAGGGTTTTGTCCTTacagtaatgaatgaatgaacctaaCTATAAATTAGAAATAAAGCCGTAGCATTAACTTACATCTTCAGATTCAAAGACATAACAGATCATTCGGTACTGTTTCCTGCTTTCTGAGGAATTGAGGCTGTTGTCAGTGCAGTCCAGTGAGGCAGAGTGAGACATGCGTCTGCGGGCCATCAGCACCACCACACTCCCAATGTCCGCAATGTAGGAGATGGTACGGAGGGCATTGTCCATCATAGTCTCCTGTATCCAAAGAATTATAGGATTAGCATTTATTTTTGGGAATAACTTCTAAAGGACCTAATTTATTCAAGTAATATCATTATTTTGTGATGTAACAGGGTTTTAGGGGTGTAAGAATACAGGAGTTTAGCTGTTTCTATATGTGGAAAATAGATGGTAATCcagctaatatatatatatatatataatctttatatatatttttaattttattgtctGTATTTCATTATTATATTCAAGATGTTTAACCAAACATCATACTGAAACTAGACTAAAAAAAGATATAGGCAAACATAACTGTCCATATAAATACTGATGAACTATAAGAGTGAATATTGTTAACCTGTGTGTCAGCATTTAACACTTTGATGGCTTTTGTTGAAATGAAGAGATCAACCTCAGTCAGGCTCTGGCTATCTCCATCCAGACACTGAAACACGCAGAAGAAGAGTTACAGCTACATCTAGTGGAATGAGTAGGCATTTTTGACCAGCTACCAACACTACGGACATCCTCCACAGAAAACAACCACAAGCAGAACAGTAACAAAACACTATATGATATCTTTCTAGAAGTTCACAGAACCATTGTTCACAGATTACCTTTACTCTGTCCACAGCTTCTTGAGCTTGTATCATACGCACACTCTTAGATGGGTTTCTGTCTGACAGAAGCTGGGTGGAGCCGAGGTAATTTGCAGCAAATATGATCCCATCAATGAGATCCTCTGGTTCACAAGGACCTGGAACTAAATGAGAGATAAAAACATATCTGAATTAAGGCTTttacacacgcaaacacacacacacacaccattttgaTTCTATAGTTACCGCCATTATGTATTTGTTCAGTACAGTTCCTCTCTTTATCTTTCTACATTTAGCATGCCATTTTTGTCACATGAGCTGACAATAACTTACCATCCACAAAGCTTGGAAAAGAAGGATTTCTCTTTCCTTGCtgaaaagcaataaaaaatcattttaaaaaaataatttagtcTGTTTCACAATCACTTCAAACTTTGAAACTGAAGTTTCAGTAACAGAAGTGAAAGCCTTggctgtattatatatatattaaattgaaCTGCTTTATACTGTCATAGTTATATGATATAATGTGTTATTTAACATACGCACAACTTCTGTGCCATTATAAAAGAGTCATGTGGGGATATTGAAATGCACCCACATCTTTTGTGTAGCATAAATGTATTTCAAAAttggtaactgttgcatagtattaaatataaaattacaaaaaaagaaaaaaaaaagaaaaaatggaaaaagaaaaaacatcctgaaaatTGCGTGGTTTGAATATGGCTGTTGAGAAGCATTCATTCGTCACTGCTCTCGTTAAGAGTTCCATGTGCCATCCAGCATGttcatttgttctgtttttggggataatattgaATCTAAAGCTACATTTGTGTCTTGGGTAAGAATATGCTTATATTCAATATTTATGGCATGAAAATTTAGTTAAATGATATTCTCACATCCACTTAGTAATAAGTCTGCAGCTACACTTTCCCCATTTATGTCACAGTTTACATGGAAAAATATTAAGTACAGTGTCTAAACTTGTAGGTGtgacaatgtttaaaaataaatccaccaaCACTGCTATGTCATGCTGAAATGTCCACCCTCCAAAACAATCCCTACAATGGTGGTGATattgtgtttcatttgtttttgaGGGGAGGTATTTCAGAGTGAGGGTTGTGGACTTGcttgttaattttttattacaCTTTATGCAATACAATCAGTAATAAAGTGAGTAGTTTGCTCCAGTCTGTTAAATGCATTGTTTGACACTTTGTATGCTGACTGAGAGACTGATTCTGaacaatacaatataatatgTTGTGTTATTAGAGCCTTAGAAGGAGGTAAACATTGATTTTATAAACTGAGTGTTACCTGGCCTTGATTGGATCTCCATTCCTCTTCGTTATTAGCTTTGGGCTGGTCATTTTGCAGCGCTGAATCTGGAGGTTGCAGGACTTTGTCATGTACCCCAGGTCTGCTTTCCTTCTTTTCTGATAGTAGGAATGAAGCTTTAGAACTGTCTGGGTTCCCACTTTTACTAGATGACTGCTCAGTTACATACTTGTCCATCCCAGTATTTTGAGGTGCTACTTTCAGTTTCGCCCTCACCTCATTAACAATCCGGTCCTGATCCCCTTTAGCATCCACTGCTGGCTGCCTGTCCTTCCTGGTCTTTGCTCTATAATTACTGTGAGTGCGACCTTGTTCTCTGCCTGCGCTATCCTCAGGACAGTCACTGTCCTCATGTAAATGCCTGTCTTCTCTTTCCTCCCCACCACGTTGTCTGTATACATGTCTTTTAttatgatctcctttgttttgaggcTCTTCACATTTTGCTGGTTCTCTACCTCTTGGATTTCTGGTGCCACTGTCCTCCTTCCAAGTTTGCTGCCCTTTGAATCTAGACCCTTGTCTCGAGTTTCTATCAGCCCTATCCTTATCACAGTCTCTTGGATAGTCAACTCTTTCTTCCGTTGTTGCCTTTTTAAGGACTTCCCTGTGGCCACTGAATGAACCCTGGGTGTCACCTCTACAGTTCTGTTGCCTTTTGTCTCCTCTGTGATCATGAGATACGTCTTCAGCCTCTCTGCTCTTAGCTTGAGTGGAACTTGGCCGTTGATGAAGGTTTCTATTGTTTCCTGAAAGACCGCCACATATTTTGGGAAGAATTTCATCCTGATCCTCCTCTGCTTTCTCTCcagtataaataaaatattgatcaTCGTCGTcttcctcctcgtcctcctcttcatcctcacCCTCCTCATCATCTACATCATCTGCCTCTTCGtcttcatcttcctcatccTCAGCCATGGGGGCTTGAATGAAAGTTGTCTCTGTGATGGGCTCAGGGTGTTTGTAGACCAGTGCTTCCTTGCCATGCTTTAGCACATCATAAAGACCCCCAGATTTTGGCCAATCTTCTACTGGTGTTCGCCCACCATCCGGATCCCTGGACGTGCTGGGTCTAGCCGGGTCACTGTTATCAGTCCCTTCATGACAGTCCATTCCCTCCATGTAGCTTTCATCCTCAGGGCAACAGTGCACATAGTAAGTCATCCCATCGGCATCAGTACGCAGCTCC is part of the Hoplias malabaricus isolate fHopMal1 chromosome 4, fHopMal1.hap1, whole genome shotgun sequence genome and encodes:
- the apba2a gene encoding amyloid-beta A4 precursor protein-binding family A member 2; this translates as MALRQGHGCRASETEPDLPPTPEQSGKNTRDREDSEEAHSSTVESQSSTPNPDSFCPSDGSVSGEDSIHGDSPIQPDSMEDSLSEYDNVGSEEEEEEQDYEEDEELRTDADGMTYYVHCCPEDESYMEGMDCHEGTDNSDPARPSTSRDPDGGRTPVEDWPKSGGLYDVLKHGKEALVYKHPEPITETTFIQAPMAEDEEDEDEEADDVDDEEGEDEEEDEEEDDDDQYFIYTGEKAEEDQDEILPKICGGLSGNNRNLHQRPSSTQAKSREAEDVSHDHRGDKRQQNCRGDTQGSFSGHREVLKKATTEERVDYPRDCDKDRADRNSRQGSRFKGQQTWKEDSGTRNPRGREPAKCEEPQNKGDHNKRHVYRQRGGEEREDRHLHEDSDCPEDSAGREQGRTHSNYRAKTRKDRQPAVDAKGDQDRIVNEVRAKLKVAPQNTGMDKYVTEQSSSKSGNPDSSKASFLLSEKKESRPGVHDKVLQPPDSALQNDQPKANNEEEWRSNQGQQGKRNPSFPSFVDVPGPCEPEDLIDGIIFAANYLGSTQLLSDRNPSKSVRMIQAQEAVDRVKCLDGDSQSLTEVDLFISTKAIKVLNADTQETMMDNALRTISYIADIGSVVVLMARRRMSHSASLDCTDNSLNSSESRKQYRMICYVFESEDAQLIAQSIGQAFSMAYQEFLRANGINPKDLSQKDYSDILNSQEMYNDDLIHFSNSENCKELHLEKQKGEILGVVIVESGWGSILPTVILACMLNSGPAARSGKLNVGDQLMAVNDTSLVGLPLATCQGIIKGLKSQVQVKLSVVSCPPVTTVLIKRPDLQYQLGFSVQNGIICSLMRGGIAERGGVRVGHRIIEINGQSVVAMAHEKIVHALSVSVGEIHMKTMPAVMFRLLTGQETPMYI